The following coding sequences are from one Solea solea chromosome 11, fSolSol10.1, whole genome shotgun sequence window:
- the LOC131468445 gene encoding keratin, type I cytoskeletal 18-like: METMMRRQSSVVLGSNSGPRSLQMDRHYAHSMSGGAGGHGIRISTATHGSRVGSGYSGGYDYQSLTSGSKTHTIGNEKVAMQHLNDRLASYLETVRSLEKANSKLEIQIREAIEKRGPTEGKDFGKHNAIIADLRTKIFNQIKENAHIAISLDNAQLATDDFKIKMEYELSMRQTVEADVFRLRKLLDDTNVIRLHLESDIESLREELINLRKNHETDLAELRAYITQTSVHVDVDAPKGQDLAKIMEEMRAKYETIARKNQEELKAWHETQITEVQVQVTESSAALKEATTVITEIRRRYQGLEIELQSALSMRASLEATLRDIEMRYNMEVEKYNAIIVRLQEELTQIHSDIHGNTREYELLLNIKVKLEAEIAEYRRLLDGEALKLEDAVDPKLVQTKVVTVTQTLVDGKVVSESKDVKSSDKIVH, encoded by the exons ATGGAGACCATGATGAGACGCCAGAGTTCTGTGGTTCTCGGCTCCAATTCAGGACCCAGATCTCTTCAGATGGACCGGCACTACGCCCACAGCATGAGTGGAGGAGCCGGCGGCCATGGGATCAGGATCTCCACCGCCACCCACGGCTCCCGGGTCGGCAGCGGCTACAGCGGCGGGTACGACTACCAGTCCTTAACCTCGGGCTCCAAAACCCACACCATCGGCAACGAGAAGGTCGCCATGCAGCACCTGAACGACCGCCTGGCCAGCTACCTGGAGACTGTGAGGAGTCTGGAGAAGGCCAACAGCAAGCTGGAGATCCAGATCAGGGAGGCCATTGAGAAGAGAGGCCCTACGGAGGGCAAGGACTTCGGCAAGCACAACGCCATCATCGCAGACCTGAGGACCAAG ATATTTAACCAAATCAAGGAAAATGCCCATATCGCAATTTCTCTTGACAACGCACAGCTGGCAACGGACGACTTCAAAATCAA GATGGAGTACGAGCTGTCCATGCGCCAAACGGTGGAGGCTGACGTCTTCAGACTGAGGAAGCTTCTGGACGACACCAACGTCATTCGCCTGCACCTGGAGAGCGACATCGAGTCTCTGAGGGAGGAGTTGATCAACCTGAGGAAGAATCACGAGACT gaTCTTGCTGAATTGCGTGCCTACATCACCCAGACCAGTGTCCATGTGGATGTTGACGCTCCTAAGGGACAGGACCTGGCTAAGATCATGGAGGAAATGAGGGCCAAGTACGAGACGATAGCACGGAAGAACCAGGAGGAGCTGAAAGCTTGGCATGAGACTCAG ATCACAGAAGTCCAGGTCCAAGTGACTGAGAGCTCAGCAGCTCTGAAGGAGGCCACAACTGTCATTACGGAGATCAGAAGGAGATATCAGGGACTAGAAATCGAACTGCAGTCTGCACTCAGTATG AGAGCGTCCCTGGAGGCCACTCTCAGAGACATCGAGATGCGTTACAACATGGAGGTGGAGAAGTACAACGCCATCATCGTGaggctgcaggaggagctgaCTCAGATCCACAGCGACATCCATGGTAACACCAGAGAGTATGAGCTCCTACTCAACATCAAGGTGAAACTGGAGGCTGAGATCGCCGAGTACAGGAGGCTGCTGGACGGTGAAGCTTTAAA aCTGGAGGATGCAGTCGATCCCAAGTTGGTCCAGACCAAAGTGGTGACAGTCACTCAGACTCTGGTGGACGGCAAAGTGGTGTCAGAGAGCAAGGACGTGAAATCCAGCGATAAGATCGTCCATTAA